From Caldicellulosiruptor hydrothermalis 108, a single genomic window includes:
- a CDS encoding Uma2 family endonuclease — protein sequence MEAKVPKIYTYADYLQLPQDAKVELIDGVIYNMSPAPSRIHQEIIFELILVIGNYIKQNNKPCKIYTAPFDVVFVEEGQDESKATNVVQPDISIICDKKKLTDRGCIGAPEMIIEVVSQNNPAHDYIRKLNLYTQFGVKEYWIVNPDEQNIFVYVYRPETGYSYPKVYTFNDKVKVSLFEDLIIDFAQIKEML from the coding sequence ATGGAGGCCAAAGTACCTAAAATATACACTTATGCAGACTATCTTCAGCTGCCTCAAGACGCAAAAGTAGAGCTAATTGATGGTGTTATTTATAATATGAGCCCTGCACCGTCAAGGATACATCAAGAGATAATTTTTGAGTTGATATTAGTTATTGGAAATTATATCAAGCAAAACAATAAACCATGTAAAATATACACAGCCCCATTTGATGTTGTCTTTGTAGAGGAAGGGCAGGATGAAAGCAAAGCAACAAACGTTGTCCAGCCTGATATATCAATCATATGCGATAAGAAAAAGCTGACCGATAGAGGTTGTATTGGAGCTCCTGAGATGATAATTGAAGTTGTATCACAAAATAATCCTGCACATGATTATATTCGAAAACTTAATCTTTACACTCAATTTGGAGTCAAAGAATATTGGATTGTCAATCCAGATGAGCAAAACATTTTTGTGTATGTATATCGTCCAGAGACAGGATATTCATATCCCAAAGTCTACACTTTTAATGACAAGGTAAAGGTCTCTCTTTTTGAAGACCTTATAATAGACTTTGCTCAAATCAAAGAGATGTTATAA
- a CDS encoding phosphodiester glycosidase family protein produces the protein MKKFLSFISFATILSFILSAFAKPYTEILRFKTTQQIAPRTYYEKYELLTDEGFVDINCIKLDLIDSGFDFDVLRAGVANTGDFVYNMVYNQIDKNPVAAINANFFYTNTKTNYNKIWPIGISVSGGKILSSPNNKQNTFPAFVYTNSNEILFDYINGLSYKLVNVDSGYEFKIAHINKFTGDLTYPILFTGDYVQKTIGDKYKGIVELIIKDGIIKDIREETPAVVLDKDEYLLAATGNYAKNLKTNFKVGDKVEIKIDLSVPLEKIKAAASGNTFLLKDGKILTFTHEIAGRHPRSAIGIDKIGRYLYLVAVDGRNGKSIGLSQGELANFLQSIGVWTAINLDGGYSTQLIAKDNDGNLKAFYNTGETRKVFDSIAAFYKYRDDKISTFYIDCPDKVFAGEEYPIKVFAKDRFYNTITYDAVYLKVYQDAYEIDIKDGIFTPYKDGVVTISCVYEDVYQKAFAQKKISVYKPEILTTSKKQLKLMPGESLALRFYIKDKVGHFKEIDPRKVQAEENPAFEFKDGIFIAKSNFRGFVTFTYKDLKCSIPVGIGETLQLLRSFDYLALSWPKGVSMFLSSKNKTQGKYSNKIYFSVSSTKGKSFKLDFKTPVDLTNISKISFDICANNVKVYLGFKMLSGTQKEVEITQLKSDNFKSYSLNVESYKTLDYILLIPQKTQGYIWIDNLTGDVVNLPPVENINQYVAKFDEKLAKTSVIFLTKGFESLPSEIKKKVESNLGSYLKCYSLEKDNPPYEKNEKFNIVFLRTKSGSILDFSYYQWMRIKNLSAEKKPLIVVLDIPFESLRQDEKDVLIRLLKSRKAPSMIICTTSDYTRVERYDTLYIGYASSNNLLAKSSAKSINLACDVEKGYIYLARGH, from the coding sequence ATGAAAAAGTTTTTAAGCTTTATCTCTTTTGCGACAATTTTGTCCTTCATCCTATCAGCATTTGCAAAGCCGTACACAGAAATCTTGAGATTTAAAACAACACAGCAGATTGCTCCTCGCACGTACTATGAAAAGTATGAACTTTTGACAGATGAGGGATTTGTGGATATAAACTGCATAAAGCTTGACCTTATAGATAGTGGATTTGACTTTGACGTGCTGAGAGCCGGCGTTGCAAACACAGGCGATTTTGTTTATAACATGGTTTACAATCAAATCGACAAAAACCCTGTTGCTGCAATAAACGCAAACTTCTTTTACACAAACACCAAAACAAACTACAATAAAATCTGGCCAATTGGAATTTCTGTGTCAGGTGGCAAGATTCTGTCTTCGCCAAATAACAAGCAAAATACCTTCCCGGCCTTTGTGTACACAAACTCGAATGAAATTCTTTTTGACTATATAAATGGTCTTTCATACAAGCTTGTAAACGTAGATTCTGGCTATGAATTCAAGATTGCACACATAAACAAGTTCACAGGCGATTTGACATACCCTATTTTGTTCACAGGCGACTATGTTCAAAAAACCATTGGAGACAAGTACAAGGGAATTGTAGAGCTCATCATAAAAGATGGCATCATCAAAGATATCAGAGAAGAAACTCCAGCTGTTGTCTTGGATAAAGATGAATATCTTTTGGCGGCAACAGGAAACTATGCAAAAAACCTAAAAACAAACTTCAAAGTGGGCGACAAGGTGGAGATCAAGATAGACCTCTCTGTTCCCCTTGAGAAAATAAAAGCTGCGGCATCTGGTAATACCTTTTTGTTAAAAGATGGCAAAATACTAACTTTTACACATGAGATTGCAGGAAGGCATCCACGATCTGCAATTGGCATTGACAAAATTGGTCGATACCTCTATCTTGTTGCAGTTGATGGCCGAAATGGAAAGAGCATTGGCCTTTCACAGGGTGAGCTTGCAAATTTTTTGCAGTCAATTGGCGTGTGGACAGCCATAAACCTTGATGGTGGGTATTCTACACAGCTTATTGCAAAGGACAATGATGGAAACCTCAAAGCCTTTTACAACACAGGTGAGACCAGAAAAGTCTTTGATTCAATAGCAGCTTTTTATAAATACAGAGATGATAAAATTTCCACATTTTATATAGACTGTCCTGACAAGGTCTTTGCAGGCGAAGAGTATCCTATAAAGGTTTTTGCAAAGGACAGGTTCTACAACACAATCACATATGATGCTGTATATTTGAAGGTATACCAGGATGCTTATGAGATAGACATAAAAGATGGCATCTTCACGCCTTACAAAGACGGTGTTGTTACAATATCTTGTGTTTACGAAGATGTGTACCAGAAAGCTTTTGCACAAAAAAAGATTTCGGTGTACAAGCCAGAGATTTTGACCACAAGCAAAAAGCAGCTCAAACTTATGCCCGGTGAATCTTTAGCGCTGAGGTTTTATATAAAAGATAAGGTTGGCCACTTTAAAGAGATAGACCCAAGAAAAGTTCAAGCCGAAGAAAATCCAGCTTTTGAGTTCAAAGATGGAATTTTCATAGCAAAATCTAACTTTCGAGGTTTTGTAACATTTACTTACAAAGATTTAAAATGCAGTATACCAGTTGGGATAGGTGAGACTTTACAGCTTCTACGGTCGTTTGATTATCTTGCCTTGAGCTGGCCAAAAGGTGTTTCGATGTTTCTTTCATCCAAGAACAAGACACAGGGAAAATATTCAAACAAGATATACTTCAGCGTCTCATCAACAAAAGGCAAAAGTTTCAAGCTTGATTTTAAAACTCCTGTTGACCTTACAAATATAAGTAAAATTTCATTTGACATTTGCGCAAATAATGTCAAAGTCTACCTTGGATTCAAAATGCTAAGTGGCACGCAAAAAGAGGTTGAGATTACGCAGCTTAAAAGCGACAATTTCAAAAGCTATTCCTTGAATGTAGAGAGTTACAAAACCTTAGATTATATTCTTCTTATTCCTCAAAAGACACAAGGCTATATTTGGATTGACAATCTCACAGGCGATGTTGTGAATCTACCTCCTGTTGAAAATATAAACCAGTATGTTGCAAAGTTTGATGAGAAGCTTGCAAAGACATCTGTTATCTTTCTGACAAAGGGTTTTGAAAGCCTACCAAGTGAGATCAAGAAAAAAGTAGAATCAAACCTTGGCAGCTATTTGAAATGCTACAGTCTTGAAAAGGACAATCCACCATACGAAAAGAATGAAAAGTTCAATATAGTATTTTTAAGAACAAAAAGTGGTTCGATTTTGGATTTTTCATACTATCAATGGATGAGGATTAAAAATCTATCAGCTGAGAAAAAACCTCTGATTGTTGTTTTGGACATCCCCTTTGAAAGCCTCAGGCAAGATGAAAAAGATGTACTCATAAGACTTTTAAAATCAAGAAAAGCACCTTCAATGATTATCTGCACCACAAGTGATTACACCCGTGTAGAAAGATACGATACTCTTTACATCGGATATGCATCATCAAATAACCTGCTTGCAAAATCAAGTGCAAAAAGTATAAACCTTGCATGTGATGTTGAGAAAGGCTACATTTACCTTGCAAGAGGACATTAA
- a CDS encoding tRNA 2-thiocytidine(32) synthetase TtcA, producing the protein MQHIFSKVRKAVEDFEMIEEGDKIAVGVSAGKDSLTMLYTLSFMRRFYPKKFDVVAITIDMGFEGMDFLPIKEFCDKIDVEFHLVPSQIKQIVFDIRKEENPCSLCANLRRGILNSTAKSLGCNKVALGHHLDDVVETFFLSLFFEGRIYCFSPKTYLDRTQITTIRPMIYLKEHDLRSAAKRLELPVITNPCPANGKTNRQRMKEFVKSLKQFHPATKDLVFNAIKRNIWGLKD; encoded by the coding sequence ATGCAGCATATCTTTAGCAAGGTGAGAAAGGCTGTAGAAGATTTTGAGATGATAGAAGAGGGGGACAAGATTGCGGTTGGCGTGTCTGCCGGAAAAGATAGCCTTACCATGCTCTACACTTTGAGCTTTATGAGAAGATTTTACCCCAAAAAGTTTGATGTTGTTGCTATCACAATCGACATGGGATTTGAAGGAATGGATTTTTTGCCAATCAAAGAATTTTGTGATAAAATAGATGTTGAATTTCATCTTGTGCCATCGCAAATAAAACAGATTGTGTTTGACATTAGAAAAGAAGAAAACCCTTGCTCGCTTTGTGCAAACCTTCGCCGTGGAATACTTAACTCCACAGCAAAAAGTCTTGGTTGCAACAAGGTTGCGCTCGGACATCACTTAGATGATGTGGTTGAAACATTTTTCCTGAGCCTATTTTTTGAAGGAAGAATCTACTGTTTTTCCCCAAAGACATACCTTGATAGGACTCAAATTACAACTATAAGACCTATGATTTACTTAAAAGAACATGACTTGAGATCTGCCGCAAAAAGGCTCGAACTTCCCGTAATCACAAATCCATGCCCTGCAAATGGAAAAACTAACAGGCAAAGAATGAAAGAGTTTGTGAAAAGCTTAAAACAGTTTCATCCCGCAACCAAGGATTTGGTCTTCAATGCTATAAAGAGAAATATATGGGGGTTAAAAGATTAA